Sequence from the Fulvivirga ligni genome:
ACTTTTGTCCATTCAAAGATTCCACCTTGATTTACTATTAATTTGTTGATTTTATCATTTTCATCACTCGAAAAAGTTATTGTGGTTTTCGGCTTTATATGGTCGGCTACAAATACATTTTCCTGTAAAGGAGTTATCGGGGAGCTCCATTTCTTCTTTTCAGAAACCATCAATTTATCTTTCTTCAATTCTACTGTCATTTTCCTTTTACCTAACGTGTAGGTACCAGTAAATCTTTTTAGTTCAGATGAAGTATAACTCAGTTCTTTTATGGCCTCAAATTTTAGAAAGCCTGGCCATTTGTAGGTGTAAGCTACACTTCGGATAATCTCATCAATAATATTTGTGTCAGTACCATTAATCATCACAACCACACCTTTACCGCTTTCCGGACTAAAGAAGAACTTACCTCTAAACCCTCTATTAGCTCCGGAGTGCTGCAAATAAAGTTCGTTTTCCTCCACTTCTATAAACATACCCAGCGCAGTGATACCATTCTCTAATACTGGCTTGGTCATATCAACTGCAGAACTTTGTAACAACAATTGCTTTGACTTGCCCTTATAACTCTGTTGAAATTGAATAATCAGCTTAGCCAGATCCGTGGGTGTAGTCCATAAACCTGCTGCCGCGGATTCAGGGTAAATATTATAACCATTTTTCAATGTTTTTCCTGATGGATCGTGGGCTAAAGCCACCTGTTCAGGATATTTTGAGGGTTGAATTGAATAGAATGAATTTCTCATATCTGCTGGCCCCAGGACATGATCAGCCAGATACTGCTCATAAGGTTGACCCGTTACATCTTCTAGTAGCAACTGAGCGATCATAGTGCCTCCGCCGGAGTATTTGAAACTGATTAAAGGTGCAATTGACATTTTCACAGGCTCTGAATTTGCAGGCTTATCTCCATTTAATACCTCAACAATGGTTGGCAATTTATCACCATCCTTATACCCTGGAAAGCCATGAGTTGAAAGACCAGAGGTATGACTCAAAAGCTGCCTAAGAGTGATTGGGCTGGTGCTGATGGAACTGTCATAATTAAGATGCCACGAACTCAAAAAATCATTGACATCCTCATCTAAATCAACTTTACCCTCCTCCTTTAACTTCATTAGGGCTACTGCATTTACAAATTTACTCATGGAAGCTGCCTGAAAGGGTGTTTCAGGATCTATCAACTCACTCTCAGGCTCACCAACTACACCATATCCCTTGGCCCAGTCAATTTGAAAGTTGTTAATGACAGCAATACTAAGCCCCTGAAGGTTGTATTTTTGCATCTGACTTTGCAAATTCCATAAGGCCTCTCCCTCCTTTTGAACCAAAGGACTCAGACTATTTTCTACCTGCTGTATTCTAGCAGTAACAGAATCTGACTTAATGCTTTCAGCATTTTGAGCAAAGACATGAAAGCTGGCAAATATGATGATAAGAAAAGGTAAAGGTTTCATAAGCAGTTTATGCTGGTGGCCTCAAAGATTATTCCATGAATTTTACAGAAAATTATCAAAATCCAAAAAACAAATCATTACCCAGTTGATAATAATCTAATTTATCAAAATAGGCCAAAGTTATAAATAGACCATCCACTAAACTATGAAGAAGAATAGTTGCCAAGAGGTTGAAGTTGGTTTTTACATACAAAGTGGCAAAGGCAAGACCAAAAATAAAGGTGATCATCACACCACCAGGACCTTGATACCAATGAGGTATACTAAACAAAATAGCGGAAAGAACGATGATCAATAAGATTTTACCTTTAAAATTCGGTAAAACAATGTTTATCTGCCTATAAACAAAACCTCTAAACAAGATCTCCTCTCCAAATCCAGCACTGATGATGATGAAAAACAGGTATTTAAAGTATTGACTAAGATCATGCGCTATAAAATCAAAAACGCTATAGTCCACCACTTCGCCAGTAAGCTTATTGACCAATGGCTGTATTATAAAATCTACTATTGGTTCTATAATTATGAAAGCGATTAAGACTGTCTTTAGCGTGTCCAGAAAATTAGAACTCGCAGATAATCCAATGCCTTGCAAATTCCGATCCTGCAGATAGACAAGCGTGATTACAGCCGCAATAATTATTATAAAAGTATAGGGAAATGAAGTCCATGGATTATACAGAAACGCATAGGCCAATAGAAGCTGAATAAAAGCTGATATTCTGTTTTGAAGAGAAAAATCCTGATTTAAAATCTTAGTGGACATGCGAATTTGGTCTGGTATGGATATTTGTTTAAGCCGCAAGTTATTGAAAGCAGCAGTCCCGTCATCTCCGCAGAGCACTTTCACAAAATTTATTATCTGAGAGCAAGATTCTTCATTTCAACTTATCATTTTCCCAGGTATTTCGCCGGAATTGGATAGCCCTCTGGCTCTACGCACCAAAGAAGACTGACAATCCTCCACTGCCCCTGGTAATAAGTTAGCTGATAACTATTCATACCGCGTTCCTCCTGCCCTTCAGAGTCCTTACCATAAAAACTTTGAAAGACATGCGCCACACCTTTGTACTCATCAACGGTATTGTAGATTTCTCGCTCCGTGTAGCCCTCTTCATAATATGGATCCTTAAGCAGAACTAGAAAATCATTGAGAGACACCGTTTCTGCGTTAGAAGAATCAGCCACAGTAAGAATTGCCGAAGGATGAAATAGAGACCTAATGGCTGCGGTATCCATTTTCTCTCCTGGTTCAATAGTGATTTGGTCTAGTAATTCTTTGATAGTCCCATCAATTGTGGCAAGATCATTATCACTATCCTGCGTATAACCGGCACTGGCTATTAAGAATATCATCAAAAAAGATAGGTTGAATTTCATAGGCTTAGTATTTATCATTTTAAAATTCCTTCATCTATGAGTATATCTGCAATGCTGTTAGCTTTTCGAAAGGCTTCACCTGAACCCAGGTTAGAGAGAACTACGATAGCAATACCTTCGTCAGGAAATCTGAGCAGCTGAGCGCTAATACCCCAATCGCCACCATCCCACGCTACTATCTTATGTCCTCTGAACTCGCTGATATACAGACCAAAAGCCTGGTTATCCCGATCATGATTAAACTTAATGGTCTGGTGCATTAGATCGTAAAATGGCTGTCCTCCAAACTCCAGAGTCGTCATATTAACGCTCCACTTTTAGAAGATCATCTATGGTGCTAATTACCCCGCTTCCACCATAATGAGGCGATATTCTTGGGTGCTGGATGTATTCTCCCTCCTCCTTTAGTTGGATTCCATATTCCTTATAGCCCTCTACATATCTCGCATTTCTAGGATTATATGGGGTCACTCTATTCTTCACTATCTGAGTGGCATCATCATTAATAATCGTATTGAGCATCCCTAGAGGCTCAAATAGTCGTTTTTTAGCAAATTCGCTGAATGGAAGACCACTAATTTCCTCTACTACTTTGGTGAGCAACATGAAGTTTACATTACAATAATCCCATTGATCTCCCGGCTTAAACTGTAGAGTATCAACGGCTAATGAAGTAGCTATACATTCATCAGTATCAAAGTAATTGAAGGTGACCCATGACTTTCCTCCCGGTCTTTTTAGCTTATGATAGTCAGTAATACCACTTGTGTTATAGATCAAGTGCTTAATCCGAATGGTATCCGCATACTTATTTAATTCGGGAACAAACTTAGAGACAGGAGTTTCTAATGTAAGCTTTCCATCCAATATCAAAAGAGCAATGCAAGCCGCTGTAAATTGCTTCGAAACTGAGGCAATACTAAAAGCTGAGTTCGTTTCAATAGCAATTTTATAATCCAAATTGGCTGAACCATAACCTTTTTTATAAAGTGTCTTCGCACCCTTTGAGATTCCTATAGCGTAGCCCGGTGTATTTAAATGATCAAAAGATGCAAACAGCGAATCGACCTTCTTCTGTACAGGTAAGGGTAGCTCTCCGGTATTTTTCTGAGCGAAAATGTATTGAGATACAAAACAAATGAGAACCAGAATGATGTATTTCATGGAAATGTATGATGAATCTAATTAAGGAAACGTCTCACCATCACTTCGCTCAACCCGCTATTTCCTGACTAAGGTAACGTCCAAATAATCAGAACAATATATAAACTTGATACTTTTCAGGTAGTATAGTTATGCCCTACTCCTGATCAGGGTCAATATCATTTAATTTAAAAGCAACTGGCATAACTATCCGAACAGGATTTTCAGGCTTATTCCAAGGTCCTTTTTCCTTCACTACTCTAATTGCTTCCTTCTCATAACTTTCCTTGGTGGCTTTGGAGCAACCTTCACAATCCATTTTCTTCACTTTGAATTTGGATAAACTACCGTCTTTCTTTATTACAAAGGAAAGTACAAGATGAACAGAATCAGACTGATCAGCTTTAGTATTATTCTGTGCTAATGCGGAAACTGATAAACAAAAGCATATCGCTAAGAGCAAGAATTTGAATGATTTCATCGGATAAATTACAATTAGTAAAGGATAAATATAATTTAAAGATAAATGATATTCACTGCCTTTTCCAAACTCTTTATACTTAAACCATAGTTAAGACTACATTACCCGTTTTCTGCCCCTTCATTACGTAATCATAAGCCTCAGCTATTTTTTCCAGATGGAACTCCCGATCAATAACGGGTTTGAATTTTCCAGCTCCCAGCAACTTTGTAATATATGGAATGGTCTTTTTCTTATTGTAAGGTACTGGGAACACCACTTTATTCTTCATAAATGGAGAAACAAGAGCATAAAACACGTTCTCTGCATTTGGCCCTAGTTCAGAGGATATATAAATGCCTTTCTTTTTTAATAGCGGCTTACACTTCTTTAATCTGCTTTTACCCACCGAATCAAAAATGAAATCGTATCTATCATCGTCTTTCGTGAAATCGGCCTTGGTGTAATCAATAACCTTATCTGCTCCCAATGATTTCATAAGATCTATGTTCTTAGTATTGCAGGTGACAGTCACCTGCACATCATACTGTTTTACAAACTGCAGCAAGGCTGATCCAATAGCTCCTGTAGCTCCGTTAATCAGTATCTTCTGACCTGGCTGAATATTTACTTTGTGAATGAAGGTGTAGGCATAATGTGCTCCCTCCAGACTTGCAGCGGCGTTTTTATAATCTAGTTGCTTTGGAATTAAAAATACGTCATCCTCATTTACCAATACTCCTTCTGCCTGAGATTGTGAACCTGTATCAGTAAAACCAAAAACACGATCCCCAACTTTTACTGAGGTGACATCCTCTCCAACTTTCATCACCTCTCCTGAAAAATCAGTTCCAATAACTATCTTTCTCGGCTTAGAAAAACCCAGGACGAAACGCATAATGAAAGGCTTAGCGGTAAGGTTGGCACAATCTGTACGGTTAACCGTGGTAGCATGAACCTTCACTAACACTTGATTTGCTTTAGGGACTGGAATATTGATAGTTTCCAGATTAATCTGATCGGAATCTCCATATTCCCTTCTAACTGCCGCTTTCATTTGTAGCATATGTAAATCACCTTTATAGCACTGCTCCTTAAAGCAAATGCACGTCTATAACATTTTAATCTACAAATGAATACGAGCTAAACCAAGTATTGGTTCTATATCTAATAAGTGTTAATGGATTTTCGATGATTAGAGTGTCACAATTTCTGTAGACTCAATTTTACTACCGACTATATTAATTATCCGATACCCAAAGGTTGAATTTGACACTGCTATTTCAGGGGCATCTTTCAAAATTTGGTAGGAACCAGCATGAGTAATCACCTGTTTAATATTACCCTTTTGTTGCTCGTCGTTCATGTGGTAATGACCACAAAAAATGGTTATATCCGTTTCTGCAGCATTTAGAATAGCTTTCACTTCAGATCTATTATGTAACGGATACATTTCGTCGATCTTTGTCTTTACTGGCAACACAGGATGGTGCACAAATAACAACACTGACTTGTTCGTTTCAACGGCAGTTTTCAGCCAATTGAGCTGTTCTTGGCTAATTTTCTCAGAAGATGAATCCATAAAGAGGTATTTGAAGTGGTCATCTTCCATTTCATAATAGATTTCGTTGCTTTGGTTACAGGGATTATAATGCTTAGAAACCTCAGCAAATTCATCATGATTACCCAAAATAATATGAGTAGAAAAAGCCTTTAGAGAATCAAAAAAGAGTTCATGAGAACTGGCAGCACCAATATCTCCTCCAAAAACCACTTCCTTAATTCCCTTACTATGAAGGCTTTCTAAAATCTTATCCCAATTTTGTTGAGCATTTACGCCCTGATCTATCGGAAATTGTTCATCAAAATGTATGTCGGAAACGAAAGCTATAGTTTTCAAAGGGATTTAGGTTATTAGTTTGAATTTCCTTCAAATATAAACAAGAAGCCGTTAGAAATACAGCTTCTCGTTTAGCTCTCATAACCTTCTCATTAAATGCTAATTAAGGTGCCATTTATCGGCTAGT
This genomic interval carries:
- a CDS encoding serine hydrolase domain-containing protein, yielding MKYIILVLICFVSQYIFAQKNTGELPLPVQKKVDSLFASFDHLNTPGYAIGISKGAKTLYKKGYGSANLDYKIAIETNSAFSIASVSKQFTAACIALLILDGKLTLETPVSKFVPELNKYADTIRIKHLIYNTSGITDYHKLKRPGGKSWVTFNYFDTDECIATSLAVDTLQFKPGDQWDYCNVNFMLLTKVVEEISGLPFSEFAKKRLFEPLGMLNTIINDDATQIVKNRVTPYNPRNARYVEGYKEYGIQLKEEGEYIQHPRISPHYGGSGVISTIDDLLKVER
- a CDS encoding CPBP family intramembrane glutamic endopeptidase, which encodes MSTKILNQDFSLQNRISAFIQLLLAYAFLYNPWTSFPYTFIIIIAAVITLVYLQDRNLQGIGLSASSNFLDTLKTVLIAFIIIEPIVDFIIQPLVNKLTGEVVDYSVFDFIAHDLSQYFKYLFFIIISAGFGEEILFRGFVYRQINIVLPNFKGKILLIIVLSAILFSIPHWYQGPGGVMITFIFGLAFATLYVKTNFNLLATILLHSLVDGLFITLAYFDKLDYYQLGNDLFFGF
- a CDS encoding serine hydrolase domain-containing protein yields the protein MKPLPFLIIIFASFHVFAQNAESIKSDSVTARIQQVENSLSPLVQKEGEALWNLQSQMQKYNLQGLSIAVINNFQIDWAKGYGVVGEPESELIDPETPFQAASMSKFVNAVALMKLKEEGKVDLDEDVNDFLSSWHLNYDSSISTSPITLRQLLSHTSGLSTHGFPGYKDGDKLPTIVEVLNGDKPANSEPVKMSIAPLISFKYSGGGTMIAQLLLEDVTGQPYEQYLADHVLGPADMRNSFYSIQPSKYPEQVALAHDPSGKTLKNGYNIYPESAAAGLWTTPTDLAKLIIQFQQSYKGKSKQLLLQSSAVDMTKPVLENGITALGMFIEVEENELYLQHSGANRGFRGKFFFSPESGKGVVVMINGTDTNIIDEIIRSVAYTYKWPGFLKFEAIKELSYTSSELKRFTGTYTLGKRKMTVELKKDKLMVSEKKKWSSPITPLQENVFVADHIKPKTTITFSSDENDKINKLIVNQGGIFEWTKVND
- a CDS encoding metallophosphoesterase family protein; translated protein: MKTIAFVSDIHFDEQFPIDQGVNAQQNWDKILESLHSKGIKEVVFGGDIGAASSHELFFDSLKAFSTHIILGNHDEFAEVSKHYNPCNQSNEIYYEMEDDHFKYLFMDSSSEKISQEQLNWLKTAVETNKSVLLFVHHPVLPVKTKIDEMYPLHNRSEVKAILNAAETDITIFCGHYHMNDEQQKGNIKQVITHAGSYQILKDAPEIAVSNSTFGYRIINIVGSKIESTEIVTL
- a CDS encoding NAD(P)-dependent alcohol dehydrogenase; translation: MKAAVRREYGDSDQINLETINIPVPKANQVLVKVHATTVNRTDCANLTAKPFIMRFVLGFSKPRKIVIGTDFSGEVMKVGEDVTSVKVGDRVFGFTDTGSQSQAEGVLVNEDDVFLIPKQLDYKNAAASLEGAHYAYTFIHKVNIQPGQKILINGATGAIGSALLQFVKQYDVQVTVTCNTKNIDLMKSLGADKVIDYTKADFTKDDDRYDFIFDSVGKSRLKKCKPLLKKKGIYISSELGPNAENVFYALVSPFMKNKVVFPVPYNKKKTIPYITKLLGAGKFKPVIDREFHLEKIAEAYDYVMKGQKTGNVVLTMV